A genomic region of Arachis stenosperma cultivar V10309 chromosome 9, arast.V10309.gnm1.PFL2, whole genome shotgun sequence contains the following coding sequences:
- the LOC130950240 gene encoding protein FAR1-RELATED SEQUENCE 5-like, whose translation MHAKYVIENNDEAGIRPNKTFLALANEAGGSSNLGFSEKNLRNYITTRLRTSNVNADVREMMSYFMRMKEINPNFFYAVKLDEECKFRRAVWVDARCRTSYEYYRNVVSIDSTYSTNRHGLPFVSFVGVNHHGKSTFLGCALLGNEEIPSYEWIFSQWSIADDNIRGGPSGWSRSRRLIFQDRMLSCHQCDGFTGDDSFRMTRCAKEEGEAGLQFGSQA comes from the exons ATGCATGCGAAGTACGTGATCGAGAATAATGATGAGGCTGGGATTCGACCAAATAAGACATTCCTAGCTTTGGCAAATGAGGCTGGAGGCTCGTCTAACCTTGGATTCtcagaaaaaaatttaagaaactATATAACAACAAGGCTCCGAACTAGCAACGTGAATGCAGATGTCAGGGAAATGATGAGCTACTTCATGAGAATGAAGGAAATCAATCCAAACTTCTTTTACGCGGTGAAGTTGGACGAGGAGTGTAAATTTAGGAGAGCAGTATGGGTGGATGCAAGGTGTAGGACGTCGTATGAATACTATAGAAACGTCGTGTCAATTGATAGCACCTACAGTACAAACAG GCATGGATTACCGTTTGTGTCGTTCGTTGGGGTCAACCACCATGGTAAGTCGACCTTCCTCGGTTGTGCTTTGCTGGGAAATGAAGAAATCCCAAGTTATGAGTGGATTTTCAGCCAATGG TCTATTGCCGACGATAATATTCGTGGTGGTCCCAGTGGATGGTCGAGGAGCAGGCGCCTAATCTTCCAAGATCGGATGCTCAGCTGCCACCAGTGCGACGGGTTTACTGGAGACGATAGCTTTCGCATGACAAGATGTGCAAAGGAAGAGGGCGAGGCTGGGCTGCAGTTCGGGTCGCAGGCGTAG